Proteins co-encoded in one Methanotorris formicicus Mc-S-70 genomic window:
- a CDS encoding DUF2283 domain-containing protein yields the protein MKKVKLNNKEIKGEAGLDYDAETDALYVYAKDIKYVESIDLDDIILDIGENGIIKGIEILDASKKFKLNKYDLKHIKKLIAEIEITPDVIKLKITISVLKRNKEIERFTTAKGLNDISLPSGVVCVEC from the coding sequence ATGAAAAAAGTTAAATTAAATAATAAAGAGATTAAAGGGGAGGCAGGTTTAGATTATGATGCTGAAACTGATGCCCTTTATGTTTATGCAAAGGATATAAAATATGTTGAATCTATTGATTTAGATGATATTATTTTAGATATTGGAGAAAATGGAATTATAAAAGGTATTGAGATACTTGACGCCTCAAAAAAATTTAAGTTAAATAAATATGATTTAAAACATATTAAAAAATTAATTGCTGAAATTGAAATAACTCCTGATGTCATTAAATTAAAAATAACCATTAGCGTTTTAAAAAGAAATAAAGAAATAGAAAGATTCACAACTGCAAAAGGTTTGAATGATATTTCCTTACCTTCTGGCGTTGTTTGTGTAGAGTGCTAA
- a CDS encoding ATP-binding protein, protein MKFFNREKEIKEILSIIESEPNLIYFIYGSINSGKTALISEIINNRLNKNKYVVFYINLRGIFISGYNDFIEVLFEEYEESFIDRIKRLLLSLIKDSPDVVKSFLITKISGGVLDSIPIPKNTLREILKNKEVKNVFRYITNVLMEIKKDGKQPILIIDELQKIGDMKINGFLIYELFNYFINLTKELHLCHVFCLSSDSLFIEQVYNEAMLDGRAKYLLVDDFNKETALKFIDFLSEEILNKKLSDNEKELIYSYVGGKPIDIIYIIQKLKNKDLKEILDEMLRDEIQKLKYFLEDVKEENEEFYNKVVDALKIFKETYEVEDIRIPKKVREFLVKKNILFLNPQKGTLKSQSYLVWNAIKKVI, encoded by the coding sequence ATGAAGTTTTTTAATAGAGAAAAAGAGATTAAAGAAATTCTATCAATTATTGAATCCGAACCAAATCTAATTTATTTTATCTATGGATCTATAAACTCTGGAAAGACTGCCCTAATTAGTGAGATAATTAACAATAGGTTGAACAAAAATAAGTATGTTGTCTTCTATATAAATTTAAGAGGAATATTTATTTCAGGATATAATGATTTTATAGAAGTCTTATTTGAAGAGTATGAGGAATCATTTATTGATAGGATTAAAAGATTATTATTATCTTTAATAAAAGACTCTCCAGATGTTGTTAAGAGTTTTTTAATAACCAAAATATCTGGTGGGGTTTTAGATAGCATTCCAATACCTAAAAACACATTAAGGGAGATATTAAAGAATAAAGAAGTTAAAAATGTATTTAGGTATATAACCAATGTTTTAATGGAGATTAAAAAAGATGGAAAGCAACCAATTTTAATAATAGATGAATTACAAAAAATAGGAGATATGAAAATAAACGGGTTTTTAATATACGAGTTGTTTAACTACTTTATTAATTTAACGAAAGAGTTGCATTTATGCCATGTTTTTTGTTTGAGTTCAGATAGCTTATTTATAGAGCAGGTTTATAATGAGGCAATGTTAGATGGTAGAGCTAAGTATTTATTAGTGGATGATTTTAATAAAGAAACTGCCTTAAAATTTATTGACTTTCTATCTGAAGAAATTTTAAATAAAAAACTCTCCGATAATGAGAAAGAGTTAATTTATTCTTATGTTGGAGGAAAACCAATTGATATAATTTATATAATTCAAAAACTTAAAAATAAGGACTTAAAGGAAATTTTAGATGAAATGCTCAGAGATGAAATTCAAAAGTTAAAGTATTTCTTAGAAGATGTTAAAGAAGAGAATGAAGAGTTTTATAATAAAGTTGTTGATGCATTAAAGATATTTAAAGAAACTTATGAAGTTGAGGATATAAGAATACCTAAAAAAGTTAGGGAATTTTTAGTCAAGAAAAATATTTTATTCTTAAATCCACAAAAGGGAACTTTAAAATCTCAAAGCTATTTAGTTTGGAATGCTATTAAAAAGGTGATTTAA